The genome window AGCCTTCGCGCATTTCATTGAGACCCGTGACGAAACCCTGCAACGCCGCCCATGTCTCCTCCTTGGCGTGCAGCGCCCGACATCTCGCGGCGAGCGCGTCGAAGCGCGGCCGTTGCGTGAGCTCCTCGGGATCGAGCCGCCACAGACGGGCGAAGGCGGGATTGCTGAACTTCAAACGCCCGTCGGAACCGAAAACCGCCACGCCCTCGTGCAGCGTCTCGAGCGTTTCGCTCTGCATGCGGGCAAGCGCGTTGAAGCGCGTCTGGAGATCATAAGCCTTGGTGGCGTCGTCATAGAGATAGGTGACGCCGCCTTTAGGATTGGGATGCGCGACGACGTCGATGATGCGGCCATCCGGCAAATGCCACGTGTGACGTATGGGCTCCGGCGAGCGATAGGCTTCGAACAGCCGCTCCTTCCACGCCCTGTAATCCGACTCGACGGGCACGCGCTGCTCGGCGCGCAGACGGTCGAGAATCTGTCCGTCGGTCGGCCGTTGTTCGAGGAACCGTGGGTCGAGCTGCCACAGCTTGGCGTAAGCGTCGTTGCTGTAGATCAGCCGCCGCGTGCGATCGAAGCTCGCGACCGCCGTCGGCAGCTGATCGAGCGTGCGCACATGCGATTGCATCTGCTGTTCAAGATCGGCGCGCACCGTCTCGACCTCATGACGATCGATGGCTATGGCGGCGGCGGCGCCCGAGGCGGAGGCCTGTGTGACGTCGAGCCGATGGCGCGCGCCCGCGACGACGGCGTTGACGCGCTCGCGCCAGACGCTGTTCTTGGCGCGCGCTTCCTCGGCGGCGCTGCGCGCCGACTGGTCGAGCAACTCCAGTTTGCGGGCGAGAGCGTCCTCGGGGTTCTTCGCTTCGACGGCCTGCGCATAAGCGTCGTTGACGAAAACGAGTTCGCCTGCGTCGTCGCGTATCCAAAACGGCGTAGGCAACGCCTGGAGCATCGCGCGCAGACCGGAGAGTTCCGATTGCGCCGCCGTGTAGCGCTCGCGAAGGCCGATGAGCTCCAGTCTGTCGCCGGAGACTTCACGGATGCGCAACACCACGCTGCCGCCAACCGCCCTCCCGTCGGCGTCGAAATGCCGACCGGCGACGCCGGCAAGCGCCAGGCGGAAGCTTTCGCCGCTCTTGCGCAGACGGTCGACGGCGCTTTCGAGCGCCTGGGCGTCCTTGGGCGCAAGCCAGGCGCCAAAGCTCAATATGCGGCGCGGCGCGGCGACAGCCCCGGTCATGATCAGAGACGAAGAATGGATATCGGGCTCGGCGTCAGGCGCCGTCCAGGCGACGAAGATCTGCGGCTCGGACGCGAGGAAGGTTTTCGCCCGCCCCAGCTGGGCGCGCGCGTCGTCGAAGTCGAGTCGCAAGGCGGCTTCGCGGCGACGCCAGGCTGCGCGTTCGCGCACATGCGTGATCACGATCGCCGCGGCGAAAATCGCCAGTCCGCCGCTAAACGCGAAGCTGACGATCTGCGGATCGATCGCCAGATCTTCGAGAAAACCAGCCGCGCGCGCCGGCGTCGCCTCGAGCCCTAGCAGCAAAGACCCGAGAACAGCGCCGGCAAGGGGAGGAGCGCCAGAATGGTTGATCGCGCGCCGCCGTCTCGTCATTGCGAGGACGACTCCGTTTGCAAGCGATCGACTGGGCGCGTCATGAAAACCGGTCTCCACGGTCAATTGCGGGTGCTCATCACAACAACGCCGTAAACGGTTCTAGCAAAACGCGGACGCAGCCTGCCGGGCGCAGGATGCGGATGGGCTCCGACCATAGGAAGACGGAGGGCGCCGTCCGTCGCCTGTCGCGCCGCACACGAATCAACCCCAATCTAAAGCGCAATCGCTCAAAACGGAATCTCTGGAGCCAAAAGAACGGCCTCGCCCACGACGGGGACGGGCGGCGGATGCGCGCATTTTGCTATCATATCTGCTTGGAGGAGCCGCGAGGGCTATCGTCTCGGCGATATGGTCAAGAGCTGGAAGACGTTCACCGCCCGTAGAATCAATCATGCGCGCGGCGGCGCCGGATCGCTTAGGGCGCCCGATTATTTCGACCGCTATATGCGCGACAAGGACGATTTAGGAGACACGGTCGCCTATATCGAAAACAATCCCGTCGTCGCTGGACTCGCCGCGCGCTCCGAGGCGCGGCCATGGTCCTCCGCGGCGAAGAGGTGACAAAGCCCCTTCGACGCTCAGATCGGACCGCGAGGCTCTAGGCTCGCACTTTTTGCACGCTCTCGGCCATGCGGGGCCTGGAGGCGCGCGGTCCAGCGGCGCGCCCCGTCGGCCGCTCCGTCAATACCGGTAATGCTCCGGCTTGAACGGGCCGTTCTTCGGCAGGTTCAGATATTTTGCCTGCTCGTCGGTCATCTGCGTCAGCTTCACGCCGATCTTGGCGAGGTGCAGCGAGGCGACCTTCTCGTCGAGATGCTTGGGCAGCGTGTAGACGCCGACAGGATACTGGCCCTGCTTGGTCCACAATTCGATCTGCGCCAATGTCTGATTGGTGAAGGACGCCGACATCACGAAGGAGGGATGGCCCGTCGCGCAGCCGAGGTTCACGAGGCGGCCTTCGGCGAGCAGCAGGATGCGCTTGCCGTCGGCGAACTCGATCTCGTCGACCTGCGGCTTCACATTGTGCCACTTCAGGTTCTTTAGGCCGGCGACCTGAATCTCCGAGTCGAAATGGCCGATGTTGCAGACGATGGCGCGGTCCTTCATGGCGCGCATATGGTCGACGGTGATGACGTCGACATTGCCCGTCGCCGTGCAGAAGATGTCGCCGCGCGGCGCGGCGTCTTCCATCGTCGTCACTTCATAGCCTTCCATCGCCGCCTGCAGGGCGCAGATCGGGTCGATTTCGGTGACGAGCACGCGGCAACCGGCGTTGCGCAGCGAAGCGGCCGAGCCTTTGCCCACGTCGCCATAGCCGGCGATGACCGCGACCTTGCCGGCCATCATCACGTCGGTGGCGCGGCGCACGCCATCGACCAGCGACTCGCGGCAGCCATAGAGATTGTCGAATTTCGATTTGGTGACCGAGTCGTTGACGTTGATCGCCGGCCAGAGGAGCTTGCCCTCCTTGTGCATGACATAAAGGCGATGCACGCCGGTGGTCGTCTCTTCGGTGACGCCTTTGATCGCCTCGGCGTTGCGCTTGTAGAAGCCCGGATTGGCCTTCAGGCGCTTCTTGATCGAGGCGTAGAGAACCTCTTCTTCCTCATTCGATGCGGTTTCGAGGAAGGCGACGTCGCCCTGCTCGGCGCGCAGTCCAAGATGGATGAGCAGCGTCGCGTCGCCGCCGTCATCGAGGATCATGTTCGGGCAGCCGCCGTCGCCCCATTCGAAGATCTTGTGGGTGTAATCCCAATAATCTTCGAGGCTCTCGCCCTTTTTGGCGAAGACCGGCGTGCCGGTCGCGGCGATGGCGGCGGCGGCGTGGTCCTGCGTCGAATAGATGTTGCAGGAGGCCCAGCGCACGTCGGCACCAAGCGCCTTCAGCGTCTCGATCAGCACCGCCGTCTGGATGGTCATGTGCAGCGAGCCGGCGACGCGCGCGCCCTTGAGCGGCTGCGACGGGCCATATTCGGCGCGGGTCGCCATCAGGCCGGGC of Methylocystis sp. SC2 contains these proteins:
- a CDS encoding ATP-binding protein encodes the protein MTRRRRAINHSGAPPLAGAVLGSLLLGLEATPARAAGFLEDLAIDPQIVSFAFSGGLAIFAAAIVITHVRERAAWRRREAALRLDFDDARAQLGRAKTFLASEPQIFVAWTAPDAEPDIHSSSLIMTGAVAAPRRILSFGAWLAPKDAQALESAVDRLRKSGESFRLALAGVAGRHFDADGRAVGGSVVLRIREVSGDRLELIGLRERYTAAQSELSGLRAMLQALPTPFWIRDDAGELVFVNDAYAQAVEAKNPEDALARKLELLDQSARSAAEEARAKNSVWRERVNAVVAGARHRLDVTQASASGAAAAIAIDRHEVETVRADLEQQMQSHVRTLDQLPTAVASFDRTRRLIYSNDAYAKLWQLDPRFLEQRPTDGQILDRLRAEQRVPVESDYRAWKERLFEAYRSPEPIRHTWHLPDGRIIDVVAHPNPKGGVTYLYDDATKAYDLQTRFNALARMQSETLETLHEGVAVFGSDGRLKFSNPAFARLWRLDPEELTQRPRFDALAARCRALHAKEETWAALQGFVTGLNEMREGFTRRIERSDGVVLDCTAQSLLDGAALLTFVDVSADVNVERALTDRNKALLAAEKLRNDFIHHVSYELRSPLNNINGFVHLLGEDSTGPLNPRQREYLGYVNKSSAALLAIVDDILDLATIDEDALELEVSEVDVEATMRAAIEGVQDRLAENSIDVQIVAMDDVGTFRGDAKRVRQILFNLLSNAIGFSRPGQTVTLAVLRREAEIVFKVTDRGRGISPEILERIFDRFESHTAGSRHRGVGLGLSIVRALMELHGGRVLIDSAPGEGTTVTCIFPAHAAHEEMRLLAASAGGAE
- the ahcY gene encoding adenosylhomocysteinase — encoded protein: MTAHHFNDFAVTDLSLADWGRKEIAIAETEMPGLMATRAEYGPSQPLKGARVAGSLHMTIQTAVLIETLKALGADVRWASCNIYSTQDHAAAAIAATGTPVFAKKGESLEDYWDYTHKIFEWGDGGCPNMILDDGGDATLLIHLGLRAEQGDVAFLETASNEEEEVLYASIKKRLKANPGFYKRNAEAIKGVTEETTTGVHRLYVMHKEGKLLWPAINVNDSVTKSKFDNLYGCRESLVDGVRRATDVMMAGKVAVIAGYGDVGKGSAASLRNAGCRVLVTEIDPICALQAAMEGYEVTTMEDAAPRGDIFCTATGNVDVITVDHMRAMKDRAIVCNIGHFDSEIQVAGLKNLKWHNVKPQVDEIEFADGKRILLLAEGRLVNLGCATGHPSFVMSASFTNQTLAQIELWTKQGQYPVGVYTLPKHLDEKVASLHLAKIGVKLTQMTDEQAKYLNLPKNGPFKPEHYRY